A genomic window from Pyxicephalus adspersus chromosome 2, UCB_Pads_2.0, whole genome shotgun sequence includes:
- the LOC140324392 gene encoding cathepsin S-like: protein MHLDKYFLVLSAVIICVSSSHFLDQEWNVWKTKHDKTYPTSYDETFRRNAWEATWHKVQKHNEKYEQGLTKYRMEMNYFADMTSEERSSRSCISNRKKSTLKTNIPSKVYSSNLDLPSSVDWRDSKCVTRVKNQGLCGSCWAFATVGVIETQNCLKTKQLVELSEQQLVDCDSENDGCCGGHPIKALDYITHHGVMKAKDYEYSEKKQMCLLKSDDALTFNVSKYYALFDEGIMASSLALDGPITVGIDASDDFSQYKDGIFTGDCSDQVNHAVIIVGYGTEYDENEGKDIDYWIIKNSWGENWGEKGYVKMQRNVNLCGITTMAASVDFI, encoded by the exons ATGCATTTGGATAAGTACTTCCTGGTTTTGTCCGCTGTCATCATTTGTGTGTCTTCGTCACACTTCCTTGACCAAGAATGGAATGTCTGGAAAACCAAACATG ATAAGACATATCCCACATCATATGATGAGACATTTCGGAGAAATGCCTGGGAGGCAACATGGCATAAGGTGCAGAAGCACAATGAAAAATATGAGCAAGGTCTCACAAAATACAGAATGGAGATGAATTATTTTGCAGACATG ACATCAGAAGAGCGTAGCTCCAGAAGCTGTATTTCTAATcgaaaaaaaagcacattaaagACAAACATTCCTTCAAAGGTTTATTCATCAAATTTAGATCTACCATCATCAGTTGACTGGAGGGATTCAAAATGTGTTACCCGTGTGAAAAATCAAGGTTTATGTGGATCCTGCTGGGCATTTGCAAcg GTCGGTGTAATTGAGACCCAAAATTGTCTTAAAACCAAGCAGCTTGTTGAATTAAGTGAGCAACAATTGGTGGACTGTGACAGTGAAAATGATGGTTGCTGTGGAGGACATCCAATCAAGGCCTTGGACTATATTACACATCATGGTGTCATGAAGGCTAAAGACTATGAATATAGTGAAAAG AAACAAATGTGCTTGTTAAAAAGTGATGATGCGCTAACATTTAATGTGAGCAAATACTATGCACTGTTTGATGAAGGAATCATGGCATCATCATTGGCTCTAGATGGACCTATTACTGTTGGAATTGATGCAAGTGATGATTTTTCCCAATATAAAGACG GTATTTTCACTGGAGACTGTAGTGATCAGGTAAATCACGCGGTCATTATTGTTGGATATGGCACAGAATATGATGAAAATGAGGGTAAGGACATAGattactggataataaaaaacag ctgggGAGAAAATTGGGGAGAAAAAGGTTATGTAAAGATGCAGCGTAACGTTAATTTGTGTGGTATCACCACAATGGCAGCCTCTGTGGACTTTATCTAG